Within the Molothrus aeneus isolate 106 chromosome 1, BPBGC_Maene_1.0, whole genome shotgun sequence genome, the region TGTCatatgaacattttaaaatttggcTGTTTGGCACCTTCTCATTAAAAAAGGTTTTATAAAAAGATTCTCTACTGCTTTTTTACGAGGCTTTTTGATTTGATGAACTGCAATCTTTCTTTTGGCAAATTGAACTCATATTGCAATGCTTAGGAATATTCCTAGAGGAATTCTAGCTGTATTTAATCATTGCTAACCTATGATTTAATATGCATTTTAATATGGGGCTTGAACACTTGTGTAGCATTACCTGGTTCAGATTCCTGAATGTCTCGAGGCAGATTGACAGCCAGTGACTTCCCAAACCTCTGTGGCAAATTTAGAAGTGATTGACTGAAACCTTTAACAAGTGGAGATCTCTCAAGCCTGTGTGATACCCTTGGAGCATGATTAAGTATGTTCTCTCCAAAAGCTCTTCCAAATCTCAGGGGCAAGTTTGAAAATGGTTTAATGCTTCTTTCTTCTGGATAATTTCTTCCAAATCTAAGAGGTAAATTAGCAACTGAATTTGGCATCTTGCTTGCTGTAAAAGGGTTCATTTTGATGATATCTTTTGATCCCCAGTCTTCCATTTCTTCAAAATTGAGactcctctgcttttcttccaaaatattaTCTGTaatctaaagaaaaataatttaaaaaaagatataatCATTTTATTGGGCATTACTCCAGCTACCAATGACACAAAGTATTCTATTTCATACCTCCTTAGAAAGCTGCTGGGCTCTTATTTTTTTGAATATGTAATGTTTTTTAGATCTATTTGCTAAACTCCATTGTAACATGAGCTCCTTCATATGGATTACTTCATATGCTGACATTGTCCTGCTTACCTTTTCAGAGCTCTGACCACAAGGGCATATTTCCATATCAATGTCAGCAAATGGTTCAGCTCAAATGGTGTCAATCTGACTCTGAGCCCAGGAGTCAGATCCTGTGCAGTCAGTTAAGATAGGACAGCACCTGCTGTCAGGGTCACATTTGCTAGTATCACCACCTGAAATCCTATGGAGTGGAAGATGCTGAACATGTTTTGTGACTTCACACAGACCCAGACTCGTACTCATCTGGTCTGGATGAACAGGAGGATGGACCAAGCTACCTGAAGGTATAGCTCATTTCTTCCTCAGCCCTGGGTGGATGCTTTGGACACAATATCCATCCAGGCTATCAGGCAGGGAAGTGAATGGAAAGCTTTTGGGTCAAGTTCACATCATGCCTGTTCTGGCTTTGCAGCATAGAAGTTGCCCTGAGTTTTAAATGGCTTTGGTCCTCCCTAGCCCACAAGATACATTTGGAGCTCCTGGGCTCCTAATTTTTTGTGCAACCAACACAAAACACACTTTCTGTATCTATGCTGTCATACAGTGAAGAACTGAGCCTAGTGTATTACCTGTGTCATGATGCTGAGGTCAGCTGTTGCCTGAAAAATAGCTTTATCAGTATGACCCTTCTTATAGAGCAGTGTTCCTCCCTTGGCATGTTGAGAACAACTTACTTTTGTGACAAAAATAAGTTTCCAGGACTTAACTGCAAGTATGTAAAAATATGGATTTAAATTTCAGTCAAAGACACAAATGCTCCTAATCATAATTTCACTTCCTTGTCCCTATTTGTCTTTCCTTTGAGCTTCTCCAGTTACTGGCAGAGAACAGGAATGAGCCATTCTAGTTCATACTTCATGGTTAAAACTTTAAATAAACTATCCCTCTCATTGCACCTGCACACTGCTTCTTGAAGAATATAAAAGATAGTGAGCTAAGTCCAGAGGATTTGACTAACATAattgaatttgtattttgttttgaaggatGTTTATTATACCAATGATGATAAGTCAAAAAGAGGGGTTGGCTCCCATTTCCTAGGGAGCATTTGCagggaaaacatgaaaaataatacaGATGAAGCGTGCAAATCTCATTTGGCACCTATTGAGACATAATAAATGTGCAACCCTGCAAAGAAATTTTTATAGGCAATTTCCAGAGTAAAATTTTAAGGCCATTAAGTATATTAGATTTAAAATGTTCTCTGTTTATCATTATTCTTTGAGTATTACAAGCATGCCTTTATTAATTTTGGATTAATAATCTGTTATATTAGGTACATAAAACACCTGACAGGAATGTTAATTGAGGACTCACTGTGTAAGTAAGaaacttttcagaaaaagtTGCAGCCTAATCATAAAGCTGTACTGCAAAAAAATTGGAACATGAGTTGATTTACACAATCAACTCATGTGtttgagaaaaagaatttcttgAAAATTCTTTTGACAAGCTTTTTTCATACTGCTAGTGCTGTAATGCTGAATGCTGTGGAATGAGTTTAGGACAGCCTGtgccaaaaaaatccagtgtgCTCAAGATCTCACCCGCAGTTCCCCCAAACAGTGTCACAGTAATACAGATCTTACCTCATAATCTTTATCATCACtgtcttctctgctctgcagcctggacTTCATTGGTTCATTTAGGCACATACTGTTTGATGTGAGAAAGACCACTGTAGCTAAAGCAAACAGAATAAACTTGGTTGAAAtgactttcatttttctcaaGTTAAGCTTACTTAGAGAGCTCAGAATctgtacagaaaataaaactgccATCTTTTTATataatcagaaaacaaaacaaattttttttcaccatGACATCAGTCTCTAAAGCTCCAATTCCCAGTATTAATTAAGGaagtaattttaatatattgGAAGAATGTTGGGAATTTCTTTTGTGAAGCTTCTTAGACAACATAACTCCTTGTTAGGGACACGCTGActttacaaatattttgttCTGGTGAAGTATGTCTTAATTAGCTAATTTTGAGAGCCACAAGAGTAGAGATGTACAATAGCCACAATGCTCCATCACTAGTAGACAAAATCaccttgtttctttcttttgtatCGGTGTCCTCAGAAGAACTATGAAAGGAAGCTTTCCCCATGTAAGCATTCTTCTGCTTAAACAATCGTTTTGGACCACAGAATGCTTGTTTATACTTATGTACACCTAGAAACATTTGTCCCATTAAAATCAAGTGCTGTGTATTGGAGTTGTTGATCAGATCCTAAGAGATGTTATGCATCAACATCATCTATTGATGTACATAATGCCTATGCTCTAAATTTGACATATTAATTTGCATTCAGAATGGGTTAGGTACATGCTTTTAAAACCCTAACCATAAGGTAAATTTTTAGAAATTCCAAAGGTTATGTTGTATCTATATTTTTCAGGCCAAATTTCCAGCAGTGGTTTTTAATTTGCCACTTAGCTGAACACAGTGAAAGCGCTGGACTGCCCGTGCATGTTCTGTCCCAGAAGGAGATTCAGGATGCAGACTAAACCTACCCTTAAAGCACACATTGAATTGGTTGCTAGAGAGGCTGGTGAACCAGGCtaatattagaaaaaaacatattGTGTTGTTCTTCCATTTGTTATTCCTAAATTCTTGAACTGCTTTAAATTAGTGCTTAAAATCAACCCCATATGGAGGAAATTTGATTGCTTGCATTAAGTGCTCACACTGAAAATTGGACTCTAGGCATGTTACTTTGCAATTCAGCAGCAGAGTTGTAAAATGTCCATTCCATCACAGCACTAGCAATGTAGTCCCAAGAGAACGTTTTTTATGCTGTGGGCAGTATGGATAGTATGGACTGTTTATCTGTTGACAGTGTGTTACTGTCTTTGCTGCACAGTGAAGCTGAAAGATTTGCAGCTAACctcagtttttaatttaaaaatggctGTTTTGATAAGTGCATGCCTGCAGTCATTTCTACCTTAAATTCTCTGAAACTGAGATCCTGAAAGCCATAAGCAGTCTTCAGGAGGAAATCCCATTGACAGAGCTGGAAGTGAAAAGGGGACAGTTTCTCTTAGATGAACTTCCCCAGATGGAGAGGGGGTCTAAGATTCTGCTCCTTTTTTATGTGACAGAGACCATCAAATTGCTAAAGTAGATGAGTATGGTATCAGTAAGATAATTAGGAGCTCCTGTGAGAAAAGAGTGTATTTTAATGATTTACTGGCTTTTGTATGTCACTTTCCTTTGCTGTTGTACTGttacatttacatttacctttttacatttacatttttgcaCTCCTTGTTTCTTTGTGGTGTGCAATCCTTCTGGCCGTGTCTGATAGCAGAAAAGGTTGGGTTCAAAGACCATAGAAGCATAGATGgttttgagttggaagggaccttaaagatcatctagttccaaccccccatGCCATAGTTGAGGGTGCTTTCCCCTAGATCACGTTGCTCtgagccccatccaagctggccatccacttccagggatgggacatccacaattTTTCTTGGCAAcgtgttccagtgtctcaccaccctcacaatgaagaattttttccccatatctAATCCAAATCCACTCTATTTAAGTCTAAAGCTATTTCCCCTTGTCCTTTCACTGcaggcccttgtaaaaagtctctctccagctttcttgtaggctccctttaGTACTGAAAGGTGgttaaggtctccctggagccttcccttttccaggctgaacaaccccaactctctcagcctgtcttcataggaaaGGGTCTCCAACTCTCTGATCACCTTCATtgctctcctctggactcactccaagaGGTCCATGTCCATATTATGTCAgtggcccagagctggatgccATAATTCAGGTGGGATCTCATGAGAGTGGAGTCGGGGGCAGAGTCACCTCCCTCACCTTCTGGCCCCacttcttttgatgcagcccaggttatggttggctttctgggctgcaagatCCCTTTTCTGGCTCATGTGATGAGAGTAAGCACAGTTCTGTGTCATCTCAAGGGGCAATGGTTCCCCTTGCATTCTCTGAGACTGTTCTACAAGGTGCTTTAGAGTGGGATGTGGTAGATAGGGAGGGAAAAGATACTGTACCAGTAGTGATTCATGAAGAGGGCTTGTACGAGCACACATAAACCATGCATGCAGGGATGTAAGAATCCATGATGATGCATTTGTTCCCAGAGTGCCTTGGTATGAGTCCTTTTCTCAGAGTAGGTGACTtgtcttctgtttttaaataatattcatGGCAGGGAAATAGAATTCTGGGGATACCAAAATTTTGGTATTTGCAAATCTGAGTCAAATTCTTTGGAAAACAGAGGGAATAAAACAGCACTGGAGAAGACCTCTAGAAGGAGCCCATGTCCTCCTAGTGCTCTGGCAGGTCAGGGGCAGGAACTGTCTCTTTTCACCAAGGGCTGAATGTGGATTCCTGTCTCTCTGGAGCCTCATGTCAGGGGGCTTCAATCTGTGGGAGTAGAGAGATTTTCCAAGTTCCTTTACTTTATGGTAACAATAAGGACATACAATAACAATAAAGAACCCAATTCATACTCTAATATCCATCTAATGTGGTCATTTACCACTGGGCCTTCCTTTTATCTAGCTGCTGGTCTATGAACCTCTCTTGATCAATGATCTTGCAATTAACTCTGTGAAAATATATGCCTTCTAAATTAAATAGTATTTGCAAGATCCAAAAGTTCTCTCTTACATTGTTTGGCATGAATACAAATTGTGCTTTCTctgggcagaaaaagaaaatgtattccTGTTGTCCATGCCAAATCAGGCTTTCTTGACATTCAGCTTGTCTCCTATGTATGTTGATTTTCTAATCAACATAAAGTGAGGTATTCAGGTGTTTTGTAGGCCAGGCAGTCAGGGATTTGTGTGTCTTTGTACTTTCTAATGAATTAATTTGCCTTTGATGGCTCTACAGCAGGAACTCCTTGGAAATTTCAAGTCAAGAAATTACAGTGATTGTTCATTACCTTCCTGAGGAAGGACTGGTTAGACCCTACTGCTCAAGTACCAGAATGGATAACGTGAGTGCTCTTCATCAATGTGATCAtgacttcagcagcagcattagCTGGCCCAGCTGACTTTCAACTGAGGCAGCTGAGGCATCCTGTCACGatcaattaaaattatttattggcCGAGAGAAGACACATTTGTTGGTGATACATTATGTTGTAGAAGTGGGGTGTTTATTCTGTAATTGCTTGTGCTTGATGCACAAAGGGATCAAGGCACATGGAGGGGAAACAGCTCTGGGTGttgttgaaaataatttttgagttCTTTGCCTCTGGTCCTAcgcttgtttttctttccatcttaCATCACTAGTCAGCCAAGCTATTCAGAGGATTTTAACATAACTGgacttctgtttttaaaattcccCAGTTCAATAGGAATGAGCAGTGCCATCTACATGTGAAACAAGCCTCACAGGCAGTGACAATTTAAGTGTACCCATTGGTGTATACTAGAGACTAGGGCAAGGTAGTGTTTGCTTCttgttttcccttcattttAAGTAGGTAGGCACATTTTGGCACATAAGTAAGAGCATTTTGGCTTAGTGGTATAAGAGTAATGTGGATCTGATCTGTGACAAGTTGATGGAtatctactttaaaaaattgaCATTAATATATAATTAGTAGTAATGGCAAAAGTAGCTCAATTTCATAAGCAACTCCATGCACAGTTATTTGATTCCAGTGAAAGAACAAGTTTTAATATTGCTCTTTTTTCATATGAGAATATACTTATAAATTCTTATCCATTATTAACAGCATATTGTGTGAAAATTGCATGTTATTTGACTCATGACACCAATAAGCATCTGTGCATTTCCATAATGATAAATCATTCATAATGTATTCATTTTgccattatatattatatgacCTATTCTATGGCTCATTTTGAAGTaagaagatttaaaaatttGCAACTCTTATCATTGGCAAGCAATTCTGTTCATTTTTCACCTGTTCCTGTGGCATGCAGGGGGTTGtgtttgctttgctgtgctgtgcttcagTTCTGGTGTACAATGCAAGGAGTATTTGCCTGGAATATGTATGACCCTAAGTAGATAGATATACCTCCACTCCACTCAGTACCCTGGCTCTGTATGCAGATGTAGGCCTGGTGTCCCCCTCATACTGATAATAAATGTTTCAGTGATCAGGGGAGCCAGTGAAGCTTGCTTTCCCATAGGTTATTGATTGAATATTAAATGACAGTGGGTAATCTCTGAGGTCCAGGAAGGATTAACCTTACTGTAGGATGTCCCTGTGAGCAATGTCTCTATCCTctcttgctgtgcctgttaTTTCAGAGAGATTTTTCCCTGCCAAATTTGACTGAACTTGACTGCTAGACTTGAAAGTTATCAAAGGTGACTGACAGACACACACTTATGCACTGAGAAACAGACTTGCCACATTTCGTTAGAAAACCAGAACCAAATCAGGAATGGCTCTGCTGAAATACAACAGGTATAAAGCCTCaacatctgcaaatttactgtGGACACAGTGATAATTTTGATCATTATTAATGAGGCATCTTCTGGGGTTTGGCAGAATAGGAGAACCTACTCTACTGTGAAAGGAGAACTTACTCCACAGTGAAAGCCCCATTCTTTGTGTACTGTAGCTTGGTATGGAAAAATAACATTCATAAAACAGCCCTCTCTGATTTGCAGAATCAGACCTTCAGTTTTAAACCACATTTTCCCGTACCTGAGCTTTCCTGTTAGTTGGGTGGTAGTAAACTAAGGacaaatgcataaaaatataaaggtaCAAGTAATCTCATTTTTAGGTTAACTCCTATGAATTAATCACCACTGTTAGAAGATATTTCCTCCCCTTGATTCCCTGCATACAGACTATAGATGTgtaattttacatttatttttttttccttgagcttttggagcagcaggacagcatGAGAGACAACGAGAGGCTTGAGCCTTTATGGTAACAAGCTGAAAACAACTTTGTCTTCTTGGTAAATAAGGTGTGAACAATAATTCCAGATTAGACAGGTTCTTCAATTATACATTTGTGttagtaataaaataaacatgtttTCAATACATTTGAGACATAAATATCTTCCTTTTTACTAACTACGCTGCAGAGTGTAATACCATACTTACCAATCTACTGTAGCTTGTAGCACTCTTGCCCATTCTTGTCTATTAAAAATTTAACTCTTTTACCATACATTATTAAAAGTGCTTTGGTTGGCTGCAAATCAAGAAGGACTTCATAAAGTCTTACAAGAACAAGAAATCTGATTAAATATAGAGTCCACAGGCAGCAATGGAAAGTGCATGAGAAAAAATGCAACATTAAATTATGCCTTAAAAACTCCTTCAGgactttaaaaaatcattagTAGATTTTATTCAAGTTAACAATTAACCAAGGGCCTCCTAATAGATTCATTATTCCATGTTTTCCCTTCACTTTTTCAGTTTGGAACTTGTGCTAGTTATAGATACAAATACCTTCATTCCTTGTTCTcccctttttcagttttttttctcagaaatattATTCTCTTTGAATAGTTCCCCTGTGTCTTGTATATAAACATAGGAGTTTGAAGATTAAATTATGTATTAGCTGAATTGGGGGTTGCAGGGACTGATTTTCACTCTAGGGAAAAACATAAACAATTTAGGAGAGGAAAGGTATTAAGGTAGAACACCTGTGTTTTGTGGAGTAAGAAAAAGACTACAAGCACTTTACTGACAAAGCTGGAGAAGCAGGTCCAGCTTATTTGAGCaagcctcctgccagggccacctcccaggCAGAGGGTCAGGAGCTTCTCAGCTGCTTGAAAtagggctggggaagggaggtACCAACTTGATAGAAAAGAGGCAAGATTAACAGTGCAGACAGTGGCCCAAATATTGCCAGTTTTGTGCAGCTTTCTTTGGCACTTTTACTGGATATTGCTGGACAGTTTGGCTGCTTTAGCACTGAAATTCTTATGCCCCTGTGAAACAAAGAAGAAAGTGACTTTTCTCCCCTACTTTCTCTCCCtcttagtctttttttttaattgtgcttCCCTCTTCATCTGAAATGCAGAGGACAGATTCTTGTGAAGATCTGATCCTTATGGTGTGACTCAGAAAGTTTCTGGGGGAAGGCTGGGAATGGTAAGGTGCAAGCCAGTACTGGATGTTCTAGCACTCATCTGTGATACATCAGGGCAGTTGAATAAGGAAAGCccttgaagaaataaataaggggaaaaaaaagcactgagaGGACAAATCTAGAACCTGAATACAGGATGGCATGTgccattttcaaataaaaggaTCTAGAGGAAAACACCAGGATTACTCAGGTTTAATTGATGTGCTAGTTTGGGGCCCATGTGTACTGAAACAGCTGTGTTCAACCTCACTCTGCTTTGAAGGAGAACGCTTTAAAACTGTTACACTGGGGTGTCTAATTTATTATATAATCTgatgagttggaagagacccatcaggatcactgagtccagctcctggccctgtggAGGACACACTAAGACTCACACCATGAGTCTGAGAGCATTGTCTAAACCTTTGTGAGTAAAAACCATTTATTGGTCCTTCTAGAGTTATCAGTGAGGTCCAGCATTTCTGGGATGGGCTGACAATGGCCTGGAACTGTCACTCTTAAATTCTTGACATATCAGCTTGGGCGTCAGGAGCTTTTAATAGAATGCTGTTCCTCAAAATCCTTATCAAAT harbors:
- the NPVF gene encoding pro-FMRFamide-related neuropeptide VF, whose product is MKVISTKFILFALATVVFLTSNSMCLNEPMKSRLQSREDSDDKDYEITDNILEEKQRSLNFEEMEDWGSKDIIKMNPFTASKMPNSVANLPLRFGRNYPEERSIKPFSNLPLRFGRAFGENILNHAPRVSHRLERSPLVKGFSQSLLNLPQRFGKSLAVNLPRDIQESEPGI